A stretch of the Dyella telluris genome encodes the following:
- the sppA gene encoding signal peptide peptidase SppA, which yields MAEPRSNGFWAFLCVIGRGINIVRLTILNLIFFAILFVILLVLLVGLAATRGEHVVLSDSVLVIKPKGELVEQYSIDPLQRTLASLSGNPPKQVQLRDLVGAIDAAAKDARITRILLEPSELQGGGFAALREVGAALDRFRAAGKPVVVWAPSLDQGQYYLAAHADRVLVDPQGGVMITGLANYRLFYKDLLDKLGVDVHLFRVGQFKSAAEPYILDHASPEAKEADSFWMGGLWDTYIDEVAKLRKLEPATLRSDIDTLPEKIAGAKGDLGQLSLEQHLVDGVATPAEVIAMMRKEGVPAGKKGEGFRQVSLQRYAATLTDDDATTPGVSVVVAEGEITGGKQPQGEVGGDSTAALIRAAREDKRTKALVLRVNSPGGEVYAAEQIRREVALTREAGIPVVVSMGNVAASGGYWISMNADRIFAEPNTITGSIGIFGMVMTVPGTLDKLGVKSDGVGTSPLAGAFDITRPLDPKVGTVIQATIEKGYRDFVGQVAKARGKPYDAIDTIAQGRVWTGQQAKDRGLVDQLGGLGEAVADAGQRAKLAKDAPVRYVEEPMGGFEQFLIGLNESAMVQVAESYGVHLPAWVAHIDTMAPELKLLRTAQAGRPNVYAYCFCSPR from the coding sequence ATGGCGGAGCCCCGTTCCAACGGCTTTTGGGCATTTCTCTGCGTCATCGGACGCGGCATCAACATCGTCAGGCTGACCATCCTCAACCTGATTTTCTTCGCCATCCTGTTCGTCATCCTGCTGGTGCTGCTGGTCGGGCTGGCGGCGACGCGCGGCGAGCACGTCGTCCTGAGCGACAGCGTGCTGGTCATCAAGCCCAAGGGCGAACTGGTCGAGCAGTACAGCATCGATCCACTGCAGCGCACGCTGGCCAGCCTGTCGGGCAACCCGCCCAAGCAGGTGCAGCTGCGCGACCTGGTTGGCGCCATCGACGCGGCCGCCAAGGACGCACGCATCACCCGCATCCTGCTCGAGCCCAGCGAACTGCAGGGCGGCGGTTTCGCCGCGCTGCGCGAAGTGGGGGCGGCGCTGGATCGCTTCCGCGCTGCCGGCAAGCCGGTCGTGGTGTGGGCGCCGAGCCTTGATCAGGGTCAGTACTACCTCGCCGCGCATGCCGACCGCGTGCTGGTCGACCCGCAGGGCGGCGTGATGATCACCGGCCTGGCCAACTACCGGCTGTTCTACAAGGACCTGCTCGACAAGCTGGGCGTGGATGTGCACCTGTTCCGCGTCGGCCAGTTCAAGAGCGCGGCCGAGCCGTACATCCTCGATCACGCCTCGCCCGAAGCGAAGGAGGCCGACAGCTTCTGGATGGGCGGGCTGTGGGATACCTACATCGACGAAGTGGCCAAGCTGCGCAAGCTGGAGCCGGCCACGCTGCGTTCGGATATCGACACGCTGCCGGAGAAGATCGCCGGCGCCAAGGGCGATCTTGGCCAGCTGTCGCTGGAGCAGCATCTGGTCGACGGCGTTGCCACGCCGGCGGAAGTCATCGCCATGATGCGCAAGGAAGGCGTACCCGCCGGCAAGAAGGGCGAAGGCTTCCGCCAGGTATCGCTGCAGCGCTATGCGGCAACGCTGACCGACGACGACGCCACGACGCCTGGCGTATCCGTGGTGGTGGCCGAAGGCGAGATCACCGGCGGCAAGCAGCCGCAGGGTGAAGTGGGTGGCGATTCCACCGCCGCGCTGATCCGCGCCGCGCGCGAAGACAAGCGCACCAAGGCGCTGGTGTTGCGCGTGAACTCGCCGGGTGGCGAGGTCTATGCCGCCGAGCAGATCCGTCGCGAAGTGGCGCTGACGCGCGAAGCCGGCATTCCGGTGGTGGTGTCGATGGGTAACGTGGCGGCCAGCGGCGGCTACTGGATCTCGATGAATGCCGATCGCATCTTCGCCGAGCCCAACACCATCACGGGCTCCATCGGCATCTTCGGCATGGTGATGACCGTGCCGGGCACGCTGGACAAGCTGGGCGTGAAGAGCGACGGCGTGGGCACGAGCCCGCTGGCTGGTGCGTTCGACATCACGCGTCCGCTCGATCCCAAGGTAGGCACGGTGATCCAGGCCACCATCGAGAAGGGTTACCGCGATTTCGTCGGCCAGGTGGCCAAGGCGCGTGGCAAGCCCTATGACGCCATCGACACCATCGCGCAGGGTCGCGTGTGGACCGGTCAGCAGGCGAAAGATCGCGGTCTGGTCGACCAGCTCGGTGGCCTCGGTGAAGCCGTGGCCGACGCCGGGCAGCGCGCCAAGCTGGCCAAGGATGCGCCGGTGCGTTATGTCGAAGAGCCCATGGGCGGCTTCGAGCAGTTCCTGATCGGCCTCAACGAAAGCGCGATGGTGCAGGTGGCCGAGTCGTATGGCGTGCACCTGCCGGCGTGGGTCGCCCATATCGACACCATGGCGCCGGAGCTGAAGCTGCTGCGCACGGCGCAGGCAGGGCGTCCGAACGTCTACGCCTACTGCTTCTGTTCGCCACGTTGA
- a CDS encoding MATE family efflux transporter, which yields MLSFRPDRARVAHEVGATVRLALPLIAAQLAAVGPNFVDAVLAGHLSAHVQAAVTTAVSIWALALVSGLGMMMAVPPSVAQLDGAGRRHEVGAVFVQAMWLAWGMGIVLWFLVRHATPLLGWIGVVPTLRTDVTHFLHAISWAAPAMTSYFAIRGLSEGLSMTRPSMYFGFGGLLVLAPLGYVLMYGKFGLPALGSLGSGIATATVLWLEMLAFLLFVIKHPAYRDVNLREGLAWPRPHMLLELVKIGGPMAVTLLAEGGLFVAVALVIATLGETVVASHQVALSVATIAFMVPLGLSMAITVRVGNAVGRGDAQGVRYAGLCGVGLALCVQTVSSTVMLTLPHVLARAYTHDAGVIALAAQLMVLAGLFQFSDGIQVTSNGALRGLKDTRVPMVITLFAYWGVGMPVGWWLAFPHGMGARGMWIGLIAGLTMAAILLFTRFCRSALRGRWQQPA from the coding sequence ATGCTGTCTTTCCGCCCCGACCGCGCCAGGGTGGCGCACGAGGTTGGCGCTACCGTGCGCCTTGCCCTTCCCTTGATCGCCGCGCAACTTGCCGCGGTCGGTCCCAATTTCGTCGATGCCGTGCTTGCGGGGCATCTGAGCGCGCACGTGCAGGCGGCGGTTACCACGGCCGTCAGCATCTGGGCGCTGGCCCTGGTCAGTGGCCTGGGCATGATGATGGCGGTGCCCCCATCGGTGGCGCAGCTCGATGGCGCCGGCCGTCGCCACGAAGTGGGCGCGGTGTTCGTGCAGGCCATGTGGCTGGCCTGGGGCATGGGCATCGTGCTGTGGTTCCTGGTGCGCCATGCCACGCCCTTGCTCGGCTGGATCGGCGTGGTGCCGACGCTGCGCACCGACGTGACGCACTTCCTGCATGCCATCAGCTGGGCGGCGCCGGCCATGACGAGTTACTTCGCCATCCGCGGCCTCTCTGAAGGCCTGTCGATGACGCGGCCGTCGATGTACTTCGGTTTTGGCGGCCTGCTGGTGCTGGCGCCGCTGGGTTACGTGCTGATGTACGGCAAGTTCGGCCTGCCGGCGTTGGGTTCGCTGGGCAGCGGCATCGCCACCGCCACGGTGCTGTGGCTGGAGATGCTGGCGTTCCTGCTCTTCGTGATCAAACACCCGGCCTATCGCGACGTGAACCTGCGCGAAGGGCTGGCCTGGCCGCGGCCGCACATGCTGCTGGAGCTGGTGAAGATCGGCGGCCCCATGGCCGTCACCCTGCTGGCCGAAGGCGGCCTGTTCGTGGCGGTGGCGCTGGTCATCGCGACGCTGGGCGAGACGGTGGTGGCCAGTCACCAGGTGGCGCTGAGTGTGGCGACCATCGCTTTCATGGTGCCGCTGGGACTGTCGATGGCGATCACCGTGCGCGTGGGCAATGCGGTGGGTCGTGGTGATGCGCAGGGCGTGCGTTACGCGGGCCTGTGCGGCGTGGGCCTGGCGTTGTGCGTGCAGACCGTCTCTTCGACGGTGATGCTGACCCTGCCGCACGTGCTGGCGCGTGCCTACACGCACGACGCCGGGGTGATCGCGCTGGCTGCACAGTTGATGGTGCTGGCCGGGTTGTTCCAGTTTTCCGACGGCATCCAGGTCACCTCCAATGGCGCCCTGCGTGGTCTCAAGGACACGCGCGTGCCCATGGTGATCACCCTGTTCGCCTATTGGGGCGTGGGCATGCCGGTGGGCTGGTGGCTGGCTTTCCCGCACGGCATGGGCGCGCGGGGCATGTGGATCGGCCTGATTGCCGGCCTCACCATGGCGGCCATCCTGCTGTTCACCCGCTTCTGCCGCAGCGCGTTGCGCGGGCGCTGGCAACAACCTGCCTGA
- a CDS encoding DUF3667 domain-containing protein, with translation MSKEIVSFEGVHCANCSTPMQGEFCHECGQSIHTVLRPMHHMVEDTLDMVLHVDGRVIHTLPPLFLKPGFLTLEYFSGRRQRYVAPFRLMFVLALLAFFVCHLVVGSADLFHVGPQASAGTGQFAKDTTPDAVRAHFEQMRQDIEKSKEHSDKKAKHFNRLVNEERDHANHRLIELHATPMPNVSVEDMDFTSDAIDIPWLPAAINHSLDRARIRATTNFREIQNGGEQATEAEERVISSVFHVLPQTMFVLMPLFALLLKFTYLFKRRLYMEHLIVAVHSHAFLFLCLLLGLLLYSLGGWLQPHAAWVGTPVRVLLWALWAWSLVYLLLMQKRVYRQGWFMTIVKYLFVGWCYTILASVALTCAGILGMTN, from the coding sequence ATGAGCAAGGAAATCGTGTCGTTCGAGGGCGTGCACTGCGCCAACTGCAGTACACCGATGCAGGGGGAGTTCTGCCACGAGTGCGGGCAATCCATCCACACCGTGCTGCGCCCGATGCACCACATGGTGGAAGACACGCTGGACATGGTGCTGCACGTGGACGGCCGCGTGATCCACACCCTTCCCCCGCTGTTCCTCAAGCCCGGCTTCCTCACGCTTGAATACTTTTCCGGTCGCCGCCAGCGCTACGTGGCGCCGTTCCGCCTGATGTTCGTGCTGGCGCTGCTGGCGTTCTTCGTGTGCCACCTGGTGGTGGGCAGCGCCGACCTGTTCCATGTCGGCCCCCAGGCCAGTGCCGGCACCGGCCAGTTCGCCAAGGACACCACGCCCGACGCGGTGCGGGCGCATTTTGAGCAGATGCGCCAGGACATCGAGAAGTCCAAGGAACACAGCGACAAGAAGGCGAAGCACTTCAACCGGCTGGTCAATGAGGAACGCGACCACGCCAACCACCGGCTGATCGAACTCCACGCCACGCCGATGCCCAACGTGAGCGTCGAGGACATGGACTTCACCTCTGATGCCATCGACATTCCCTGGCTGCCGGCCGCCATCAACCACAGCCTCGACCGGGCCAGGATCCGCGCCACGACCAACTTCCGCGAGATCCAGAACGGCGGCGAACAGGCGACGGAAGCCGAAGAGCGCGTCATCTCCTCGGTGTTCCACGTACTGCCCCAGACCATGTTCGTGCTGATGCCGCTGTTTGCCCTGCTGCTGAAGTTCACCTACCTCTTCAAGCGCCGGCTCTATATGGAGCACCTGATCGTGGCGGTGCACAGCCACGCCTTCCTGTTCCTGTGCCTGTTGCTGGGCCTGTTGCTGTACTCCCTCGGGGGCTGGCTGCAACCCCACGCCGCGTGGGTGGGCACACCCGTGCGCGTGCTGCTCTGGGCGCTGTGGGCCTGGTCGCTGGTCTACCTGCTGCTGATGCAGAAGCGGGTGTATCGGCAGGGCTGGTTCATGACGATCGTGAAGTACCTGTTTGTCGGCTGGTGCTACACGATCCTGGCGTCCGTGGCGCTCACCTGCGCGGGCATCCTGGGCATGACGAACTGA
- a CDS encoding primosomal protein N', translating to MPAVLRVALPVPLPTLFDYLPPATGEAFAGSRVLVPFGKGKAVGVVVEAGVETAVGNARLKRVLRVLDDAPLLDAELMATLARAADYWLGAPGEAYANALPLALREDRPLPDLHEEAWTLTEAGRSALDAGSRRGGSRALLEALSRGPQTAELLHEMLPGWRDAARRLDEAGLIERTRANAAAPAPVTAAPVLSDEQRQAVEVIGQSLGRFQPFLLDGVTGSGKTEVYLALIEQVIAQGKQALLLVPEIGLAPQTVRRLRDRLGVAVQVLHSNLAEGDRARAWLRARTGEAKVILGTRSAIFTPLPHAGLIVVDEEHDSAYKQQEGFRYHARDLAILRGRALDVPVVLGSATPSLESLANVQAGRYRALHLRARPGAIRPPQVQIVDMRAQRLEHGLSPALLAAVSDTVARGEQALVFRNRRGYAPVLLCYSCGWHAECPRCEHPMTLHVGRRALICHHCDYTTRMPGQCPSCFSPELKPQGQGTERLEEALAAHFPDVPVMRIDRETTRRRDAFEQLLEGLHEDRPAILVGTQMLAKGHDLPNLTLVAIVGVDEGLHSVDFRASERLAQLVVQVAGRAGRAKKPGRVVLQTHHPDHPLLRQLLAQGYAASAQTLLEERRSVQLPPFGHQVLLRADSHQREHVDAFLADAANALAGAPLQLAGPMPAPMPLRAGRHRGQLLIEAETRGALHGALRPWYPTLSTLPSARRVRWSLDVDPIDLY from the coding sequence ATGCCCGCTGTCCTTCGCGTTGCCCTGCCGGTACCCCTGCCCACCCTGTTCGACTACCTGCCGCCCGCCACCGGCGAGGCGTTCGCGGGCAGCCGGGTGCTGGTGCCGTTCGGCAAGGGCAAGGCGGTGGGCGTGGTGGTGGAGGCCGGCGTGGAAACCGCCGTGGGCAACGCCCGGCTCAAGCGGGTGCTCCGCGTGCTGGACGACGCCCCTCTGCTCGACGCCGAACTGATGGCCACCCTGGCCCGCGCCGCTGACTACTGGCTGGGCGCCCCGGGCGAGGCCTACGCCAACGCCCTGCCGCTGGCCCTGCGCGAAGACCGGCCCCTGCCCGACCTGCACGAAGAAGCCTGGACGCTGACCGAAGCCGGCCGCAGCGCGCTCGACGCCGGCAGCCGCCGCGGTGGCAGCCGCGCCCTGCTGGAAGCGCTCTCGCGTGGCCCGCAGACCGCCGAACTGCTGCACGAGATGCTACCCGGCTGGCGCGATGCGGCACGGCGCCTGGACGAGGCCGGCCTGATCGAGCGCACCCGCGCCAACGCCGCCGCGCCGGCCCCGGTCACCGCCGCCCCGGTGCTGAGCGACGAACAACGCCAGGCCGTGGAGGTCATCGGCCAATCGCTGGGACGCTTCCAGCCATTCCTGCTCGATGGTGTCACCGGCAGCGGCAAGACCGAGGTGTACCTGGCGCTGATCGAGCAGGTCATCGCCCAGGGCAAGCAGGCCCTGTTGCTGGTGCCGGAAATCGGCCTGGCGCCGCAGACCGTGCGACGCCTGCGCGACCGCCTCGGCGTCGCCGTGCAGGTTCTGCACTCCAACCTTGCCGAAGGGGATCGCGCACGCGCCTGGCTGCGCGCGCGCACCGGCGAAGCCAAGGTCATCCTCGGCACCCGTTCGGCCATCTTCACCCCGCTGCCGCATGCCGGCCTGATCGTGGTGGACGAAGAACACGACAGCGCCTACAAGCAGCAGGAAGGCTTCCGCTATCACGCGCGTGACCTCGCCATCCTGCGCGGGCGCGCGCTGGATGTACCGGTCGTCCTCGGCTCGGCCACGCCATCGCTGGAATCGCTGGCCAACGTGCAGGCTGGCCGTTATCGCGCGCTGCATCTGCGGGCGCGCCCGGGGGCAATCCGCCCGCCACAGGTGCAGATCGTCGACATGCGCGCGCAACGCCTTGAGCACGGTCTTTCGCCTGCCCTGCTCGCTGCCGTCAGCGACACGGTGGCGCGCGGCGAACAGGCACTGGTGTTCCGCAATCGCCGGGGCTATGCCCCCGTACTGCTGTGCTACAGCTGCGGCTGGCATGCGGAATGCCCGCGCTGCGAACACCCGATGACGCTGCACGTGGGACGTCGCGCGTTGATCTGCCACCACTGCGACTACACCACGCGCATGCCGGGGCAATGCCCCTCGTGCTTTTCGCCGGAACTGAAGCCGCAGGGACAAGGCACCGAACGGCTGGAAGAAGCACTGGCCGCGCACTTCCCCGACGTGCCGGTGATGCGCATCGACCGCGAAACCACCCGCCGTCGCGATGCCTTCGAGCAGCTGCTGGAAGGCCTGCACGAAGATCGCCCGGCCATCCTGGTCGGCACCCAGATGCTGGCCAAGGGCCACGACCTGCCCAACCTCACCCTGGTGGCCATCGTAGGTGTCGACGAAGGCCTGCACAGCGTCGATTTCCGCGCGAGCGAGCGACTCGCGCAGCTGGTGGTGCAGGTGGCCGGCCGCGCCGGTCGCGCGAAGAAACCCGGCCGCGTGGTGCTGCAGACCCACCATCCCGATCATCCACTGCTGCGCCAGTTGCTGGCGCAGGGCTATGCCGCTTCCGCCCAGACCCTGCTGGAAGAACGCCGCAGCGTGCAGCTGCCGCCATTCGGCCATCAAGTGCTGCTGCGCGCCGACTCGCATCAGCGCGAACACGTGGACGCCTTTCTCGCTGACGCCGCGAATGCGCTGGCCGGCGCACCTTTGCAACTGGCCGGCCCCATGCCGGCGCCCATGCCACTGCGCGCGGGACGCCATCGCGGCCAGCTGCTGATCGAGGCGGAAACCCGCGGCGCGCTGCATGGCGCCTTGAGACCCTGGTACCCAACGCTGTCGACGCTGCCCTCGGCGCGTCGCGTGCGGTGGTCACTCGACGTCGATCCCATCGACCTCTATTGA
- a CDS encoding NAD(P)/FAD-dependent oxidoreductase, which yields MEGNGSSDTHPHVVILGGGFGGLAVARELANTDARVTLIDRRNHHLFQPLLYQVATAGLSAPSIAAPLRQILRKQANVTVLMDEARDVDLQHHTVKLARGDITYDALVVATGATHAYFGHDEWERHAPGLKTLEDAFAIRRRVLVAFERAEREEDPEQRQAWLNFVIVGGGATGVELAGTVAEIARHTLPREFRRADPRRANVLLVEAGPRLLPAFDQDLSDKARRQLEKLGVQVRLGTSVTDIDPAGVMLDGTPYPARTVLWAAGVAASPLGAMLGTPLDRAGRVRVEPDLSLPGHPDVFVIGDLAAVTQANGKPVPGVAPAAKQMGRYVAELLKARWRGQPAGQPFAYRDDGALATIGRMAAVAQFGRVKLSGILAWWVWLIAHIAFLIGFRNRLVVMLDWAWAYWTYQRHARIVTGIDERTDAQTALPKDAQGGK from the coding sequence ATGGAAGGCAATGGATCGTCAGACACCCATCCTCATGTCGTCATCCTCGGCGGCGGCTTTGGCGGCCTTGCGGTGGCGCGTGAACTGGCCAACACCGACGCGCGCGTCACGCTGATCGACCGCCGCAATCACCATCTTTTCCAGCCACTGCTGTACCAGGTGGCCACCGCGGGACTTTCCGCGCCCTCCATCGCCGCACCGCTGCGGCAGATCCTGCGCAAGCAGGCCAACGTCACCGTGTTGATGGACGAGGCGCGCGACGTCGATCTCCAACACCACACCGTGAAGCTCGCGCGCGGTGATATCACCTACGACGCACTGGTCGTCGCCACCGGCGCCACGCATGCCTACTTCGGCCACGACGAATGGGAGCGCCACGCGCCCGGCCTGAAAACTCTGGAAGACGCCTTTGCCATCCGTCGTCGCGTGCTGGTGGCCTTCGAACGCGCCGAGCGCGAGGAAGACCCGGAACAGCGGCAGGCATGGCTCAACTTCGTCATCGTCGGCGGCGGCGCCACCGGCGTGGAACTGGCCGGCACCGTGGCGGAAATCGCGCGACACACCCTGCCACGCGAATTTCGCCGCGCCGATCCGCGTCGCGCCAACGTGCTGCTGGTGGAGGCCGGCCCGCGCTTGCTGCCGGCCTTTGATCAGGATCTCTCGGACAAGGCGCGGCGCCAACTGGAGAAACTGGGCGTGCAAGTACGCCTTGGCACCTCGGTCACCGACATCGATCCGGCGGGCGTCATGCTCGATGGCACACCCTACCCCGCGCGCACCGTGCTGTGGGCCGCGGGCGTTGCCGCCTCGCCGCTGGGCGCCATGCTGGGCACCCCGCTGGATCGCGCCGGCCGCGTGCGGGTCGAGCCCGATCTCAGCCTGCCGGGACACCCCGACGTCTTCGTCATCGGCGACCTGGCCGCCGTCACCCAGGCCAACGGCAAGCCCGTGCCAGGCGTGGCGCCGGCCGCCAAACAGATGGGACGCTATGTGGCCGAGCTGCTCAAGGCGCGCTGGCGTGGCCAACCTGCCGGCCAACCCTTCGCCTACCGCGACGATGGCGCACTGGCCACCATCGGCCGCATGGCCGCCGTGGCCCAGTTCGGGCGGGTGAAACTCTCCGGCATCCTGGCCTGGTGGGTCTGGCTGATCGCCCATATCGCCTTTCTGATCGGCTTCCGCAATCGGCTGGTGGTGATGCTGGACTGGGCCTGGGCCTACTGGACCTACCAGCGCCACGCCCGCATCGTCACCGGCATCGATGAACGGACAGACGCACAAACGGCTTTGCCCAAAGACGCTCAGGGTGGAAAATGA
- the tal gene encoding transaldolase: MSSQLEQLRQYTTVVADTGDIEAIARWRPVDATTNPSLLLKAIENPAFAPVIEESVAWAKGKSNSREQQLVDASDHLAVAVGRKIVELVPGRVSTEVDARLSFDVDASIAKAERLVQLYADAGVGRDRILIKLASTWEGIRAAEQLEKRGINCNLTLLFSFEQAVACAEAGVFLISPFVGRIMDWYVANTGTKTYTPDEDPGVKSVRKIYAWYKEHGFQTVVMGASFRNIGQIQALAGCDRLTISPDLLEKLDQDSSALPRALNDGGASKTKPKPITEAEFRWGHNEDAMATDKLADGIRKFAVDQRKLEKLLTEKL; this comes from the coding sequence GTGTCTTCCCAACTTGAACAGCTGCGCCAGTACACCACCGTCGTCGCCGACACCGGTGATATCGAAGCCATTGCCCGTTGGCGCCCGGTGGACGCCACCACCAATCCGTCCCTGCTGCTGAAGGCCATCGAGAACCCCGCGTTCGCGCCGGTGATCGAGGAGTCCGTGGCGTGGGCCAAGGGCAAGAGCAACTCGCGCGAACAGCAGTTGGTGGACGCCAGCGACCATCTCGCCGTGGCCGTGGGTCGCAAGATTGTCGAACTGGTGCCGGGTCGCGTGTCCACCGAAGTGGATGCGCGCCTCTCCTTCGACGTCGACGCCTCCATCGCAAAGGCCGAGCGCCTGGTGCAGCTTTACGCCGATGCCGGCGTGGGCCGTGATCGCATCCTGATCAAGCTGGCCTCCACCTGGGAAGGCATCCGCGCGGCGGAGCAGCTGGAAAAGCGCGGCATCAACTGCAACCTCACCCTGCTGTTCTCGTTCGAACAGGCCGTGGCCTGCGCTGAAGCCGGCGTGTTCCTGATCTCGCCGTTCGTCGGCCGCATCATGGACTGGTACGTCGCCAACACCGGTACCAAGACCTACACGCCGGACGAAGACCCGGGCGTGAAGTCCGTGCGCAAGATCTACGCCTGGTACAAGGAACACGGCTTCCAGACGGTGGTGATGGGCGCCAGCTTCCGCAACATCGGCCAGATCCAGGCCCTCGCCGGCTGCGACCGCCTGACCATCAGCCCGGACCTGCTGGAAAAGCTGGACCAGGACAGCTCGGCCCTGCCGCGTGCACTCAACGATGGTGGCGCCAGCAAGACCAAGCCCAAGCCGATCACCGAAGCGGAATTCCGCTGGGGTCACAACGAAGATGCCATGGCGACGGACAAGCTCGCCGACGGTATCCGCAAGTTTGCGGTGGATCAGCGGAAGCTTGAGAAGTTGTTGACGGAAAAGTTGTAA
- a CDS encoding efflux transporter outer membrane subunit: MKKPNRIAATIAATLALGACSMAPTYKAPDAPVAEQYQNAGPWTTAQPSDQLPREGWWKLYGDERLDGLEQQLIEHNADLAAALASYRQSRDVLAQVRADLFPQVSAGAGATRNRASLNSPLHGATSPEYYDLYSASAQASYEVDLWGRVRDNVAAGRAEMQASAADLASTRLSLEATLADTYLQLMGADRQIDLLQKTVDAYQRALQLTTTLHAGGAVSGLDVDRAQSQLSSAKSQLSQTRAQREVLQHAVAVLVGQSASTFRIDAKTDLPNLPVIPVGMPSTLLERRPDIAAAERRAAEANAQIGVARAAFFPSLTLSAGGGYQSGAWGNLLTAPSAMWALGPSLLLDVFDGGRRRGKVAQAHAAFDQASAQYRGTVLTAFQQVEDNQSLINNYGNALVDQKDATTAADRSLKLATALYKQGANSYLDVVTAQVDSLNANLSLLSLQTNQLRASVQLVRALGGGWQVDDVSVPHLAEDAKARGLK, translated from the coding sequence ATGAAAAAGCCTAATCGCATCGCCGCGACCATCGCCGCTACCCTGGCGCTGGGCGCGTGCTCGATGGCGCCGACCTACAAGGCGCCCGACGCGCCGGTGGCCGAGCAGTACCAGAACGCCGGCCCATGGACCACGGCGCAGCCGTCCGACCAGTTGCCGCGCGAAGGCTGGTGGAAGCTCTACGGCGACGAGCGCCTCGACGGGCTCGAGCAGCAGCTGATCGAGCACAACGCCGATCTTGCCGCCGCGCTCGCCAGCTACCGGCAATCGCGCGACGTGCTGGCGCAGGTGCGCGCCGACCTGTTCCCGCAGGTGTCGGCCGGTGCCGGTGCCACGCGCAATCGCGCGTCGCTCAACTCGCCGCTGCATGGCGCGACCTCGCCTGAGTACTACGATCTGTACTCGGCCTCCGCGCAGGCATCGTACGAAGTCGACCTGTGGGGCCGCGTGCGTGACAACGTCGCCGCCGGGCGTGCGGAAATGCAGGCGTCCGCGGCGGATCTGGCTTCGACGCGACTGAGCCTGGAAGCGACGCTGGCCGATACCTACTTGCAGCTGATGGGTGCGGATCGCCAGATCGACCTGCTGCAGAAAACCGTTGACGCCTACCAGCGCGCGTTGCAGCTCACCACCACGCTGCATGCCGGTGGCGCGGTGTCGGGACTGGATGTGGATCGCGCGCAGTCGCAGCTTTCCTCTGCCAAGTCACAGCTTTCGCAGACCAGGGCGCAGCGAGAAGTGCTGCAGCACGCCGTGGCCGTGCTGGTGGGGCAGTCCGCATCGACCTTCAGGATCGACGCGAAGACGGACCTGCCGAACCTGCCGGTGATTCCGGTGGGCATGCCCTCGACCCTGCTGGAACGTCGGCCGGATATCGCCGCCGCCGAGCGGCGCGCGGCCGAAGCGAATGCGCAGATCGGCGTGGCGCGCGCGGCGTTCTTCCCCTCGCTGACGCTGAGCGCCGGCGGTGGCTACCAGAGCGGCGCGTGGGGCAACCTGCTCACGGCGCCGAGCGCCATGTGGGCACTGGGCCCCAGCCTGTTGCTGGACGTGTTCGATGGCGGTCGCCGCCGCGGCAAGGTGGCTCAGGCGCACGCCGCGTTCGATCAGGCTAGCGCCCAGTATCGCGGCACGGTGCTCACCGCTTTCCAGCAGGTGGAAGACAACCAGTCACTGATCAACAACTACGGAAACGCGCTCGTGGACCAGAAGGATGCGACCACGGCCGCGGATCGTTCGCTGAAGCTGGCGACTGCGTTGTACAAGCAGGGCGCGAACAGCTATCTCGACGTGGTGACGGCGCAGGTGGATTCGCTCAACGCGAACCTGAGCCTGCTGTCGCTGCAGACGAACCAGTTGCGCGCGAGTGTGCAGTTGGTGCGGGCGTTGGGTGGTGGATGGCAGGTGGATGATGTGTCGGTGCCGCATCTGGCGGAGGATGCCAAGGCGCGCGGGTTGAAGTGA